The following proteins are co-located in the Rhea pennata isolate bPtePen1 chromosome 2, bPtePen1.pri, whole genome shotgun sequence genome:
- the SDR16C5 gene encoding epidermal retinol dehydrogenase 2, whose translation MNVFLEVLKVVGLSFYYLLESLVFLIVPKRKKSVGGEIVLITGAGSGVGRLLSIKFARLGATLVLWDINQEGLKETSRLAKENGAVRVQSYTCDCSKRQEVYKVADQVKKEVGDVSILINNAGIVTGKRFIDSPDSLVEKTMEVNIMAHFWTYKAFLPAMMASNHGHLVSVASSAGLIGVNRLADYCSSKFAAIGFAESINLEMRDLGKTGIKTTIVCPYFINTGMFDGCKTKWPRLLPILEPEYVAEKIVTAIRQNQEILILPRSLYFYFALKNMLPVKVSILLADLAGALHFMDSFRGRGKKD comes from the exons ATGAACGTCTTCCTGGAGGTGCTCAAAGTTGTTGGACTTTCATTTTATTACCTGTTGGAATCACTAGTATTCTTGATTGTACCTAAACGGAAGAAGAGTGTTGGTGGTGAAATAGTATTAATAACAGGAGCAGGAAGTGGAGTTGGAAGACTCTTATCTATAAAATTTGCCCGCCTTGGAGCCACACTGGTTCTTTGGGACATTAATCAAGAGGGGCTGAAGGAAACAAGTCGACTGGCCAAAGAAAATGGAGCAGTAAGAGTACAGTCTTACACCTGTGACTGTAGCAAAAGGCAGGAGGTCTACAAAGTAGCAGACCAG gttaaaaaagaaGTTGGCGATGTTAGCATCCTAATCAACAATGCTGGTATTGTAACTGGAAAGAGGTTTATTGATTCGCCAGATTCACTTGTGGAAAAAACCATGGAGGTGAACATAATGGCACACTTTTGG ACTTACAAAGCCTTCCTCCCAGCAATGATGGCCTCTAACCATGGACACTTGGTTAGTGTTGCAAGCTCAGCAGGACTCATTGGTGTCAATCGTCTTGCAG ATTACTGTTCAAGTAAATTTGCAGCAATTGGGTTTGCAGAGTCAATTAATTTAGAGATGAGAGATCTGGGAAAGACTGGTATTAAAACCACAATTGTGTGTCCTTACTTCATAAACACAGGAATGTTTGATGGCTGTAAAACCAA GTGGCCACGTCTGCTTCCCATTCTAGAGCCAGAGTATGTAGCTGAAAAGATAGTCACGGCTATTCGACAGAACCAAGAAATTCTGATACTACCACGCAGtctgtatttctattttgctttgaaaaa TATGCTACCAGTGAAAGTAAGCATTCTCCTTGCAGACCTTGCTGGAGCTCTCCACTTCATGGATTCCTTCAGAGGTCGAGGGAAGAAGGACTGA